The region TAACTTCCACTGGTGGCATCCTAAATTATGCCTTGGGCTAAGATAGTATACTATAATTCACAGGTAGAATTTctcactgtcttttctttttataatccaTGCTGAATTGTTAAAACAATGGCTTTATCAAGATATAATTCCCATACTGTAAAAGTCACCTTTTCAAAGCATATaagtcagtgttttttttttgtgtgtgtgtgtttcagaaaGCTGTGTAAATACCACTACTGTGTACACTATATTATGCAAAAAGTTAGAATGTGCTCATCACCCTCAAAAAATTCATCACTCCAGAAACCCATTAGCAACTCACAGCCCACTCTCCACTCCTCCCAGCACCTGGAAGCCattgatctgctttctgtatatgCTGGACATTTTGTATAAATAGATTTATATAATATATGACTGGCTTCTTTAACTTGGTACAATGTTTTCAAGGTTGATGCATGCTGCAGCCCATATaaatacttcatttctttttatgctgagttatttcattgtatgaatatgccacattttgtttaactGTTCATCAGTTCATCGACCATAttgatttttcatatattatcttcataaatctttcacctctgacaaaactttccttttatttactgTACTCATTATGAGGAAACAGaagttcctttaattttttattaaattattttttattctaatttgttatacatgatggcagaatgtaattcatctcttatacacatatagagcacaatttttcaagacactgattgtaaacaaagtattttcacaccatttgagTCCTCACACGTTCTCATATATGTCTGTCTCCATCACatcgtctttcctacccccatgccctatctaaagtttctccattcctcccatgatccccccccccatcaccattatgatTCGGCATcctcatattgaagaaaacattcagccttttgttttgggggattgggttacttcacttagcattatattctccaactccatccatttacctgcaaatgccatgatttaattctcttttaatgctgagtaatgttccattgtgtatatataccaaaggtTCCCAAAGTTCTCTTAATTTAAAAGTTCCCTATAATATCTTCTAGAATTACCTTTCTGTTCCTACTAAAACAAACTCCCCTTAGTTTGAAATGAATAATGGGCAAAGTAGCAATTCCCCTTATAAATAGTATATGCTTTCCCTCATTAGGGAGTATGTTCTACCTCCCCAAAGCCATCTATTCTTTGAGTTCAGATTCAAATAAAACCTGATAtacattaatgtatttatttcttcccTGGTCACAAATATAAGTTCTGTCCTCTCCACTATACAAActcagatttatttatatttctgtatatacTGTCTGTTTGATTGACTATTATAGAATCTGGCTAAGGAGAAAACTTTCTCTTTCCTTAATTTCAATAAACTTTCTTGAATGCCCCACTGATAAGgattctaaaaaaatacaaagcattCTCAGGCCTTAAGAATTTAGAATTGATTCTTGAAGGGTAAGGAATTTGAGGTTTAGCAGCTcttagttgttgttttttcccttcTCAACATTTCATTATgaaaagtgtaaaatatattgaaaaattgaaaaaaaaagtacagtgaACACAATATACCTACTACCAGAATTATCACATTCGTTGTCCTTtgcaattttttattctaaaggaCAACGAAATCTTTTTCACATATCTGTTCATCTATCAGTCCACTTTTTGATGCACTTCCAAGGAAGTTACAGGCATGAGTACAATTCATCACTATATACTTCAGCATGCATATCATTaactagagtttttttttaagaaaatgttacaAACAATGAAATGTTTACCTCTTTTATGTACCATCCACATGGTTTTGACAGATGTATTCACCAAATTTCCATTTGTAAGGGCAGAAAGCTTCTTTTCCTTAGTTTTAAAAGCTTGCTTTCTTTAGAACCtagaaattaattaattctcTGTTATTGATATTCTGAAGTAAAAACAGAATTAGAGATTCATTTATATagccaaccaaaaaaaaaatcctttttggtCAAGAGAGGTGATTAATATAGAATCAGAGCTCTTCACTAAAACTATAGTCCCAGTGGTAAGGACAAAGATGATTTGCTgctgtgcagtggtgcatgcctgtaatcccagcagctcaagaagctgaggcaggagttttgTGAGttttaagccagcctcagcaacttagcaaggtcctaataaactcagggaggccctgtctctaaataaaatataaaaaagggctggggatattgctcagtggttaaggcccctGGGCCCattctctggtaccaaaaaaaaaaaaattgcctcttGAAATTCTACTTTTTCTCAGTTTGTAGATTATAATTCTTGATCTTCAAGTGTGTCAGATATTCattaactgaatatttttctCTGCACTACTTGGAGACCCAGATCTTCAGAGGTGACTTGAAAAGAACTATGAAATGAATGTAGTAGGAAGGTGGATTTTGTGGTTGTTTGTAAAATGGACAGGAAACATATAAAGCATACAGGATCCTACAAGATGGAATATGATCCTATTACATTTATATCTATGCCTACACTCATACTCACTTTTTCCTTTGTTCATTAACAAGCCCACCTATATGGGCTTTCCTAATTCACTACAGTCTTACCACACATTCTACATCTATAGTCTTCACTATCACCTCTCCTAActcttcccttcctcattttGGGTCTTCTCAGAGTATAAGACTGTTTTCAAAACACAATCATGTATAATTTATCTCAttcatttcctcatttctaaTACAGTGGTTAGTTTTAACAGGAAGAATTAGGGGAACTTTTCCACTTTGCATTTCTTTCAGACTGGAAGACCAGGCCTGAAGCCAAATCATCAAATCTGCAGCAGGGTATATCTGAAGTATTCCACAGCACAGATGATTTCTCACATGCCACAATAGAAGACCCCTGGGATATTAGTAGCCAGTTAGAGGGGCATCAGGAAAACTGGAGGAGACATCCAGGGCCAGAAGCATCTACCCAGAAGAAAATCCCACCAGAGGGAAGTTTTGCACAAAATAAATCTGGTGAAGACTCTAGATTGAACACAGACCCGGTTCCACAACTGAACAGTCCTTCAAGCATAAGGCCTAGTGAATGTGAAACACTTGGAAGCAATCTGGGACATAATGGAGAGTTGCTTAATCAGAACAGTGTCCTTGCAAAAAAGAAACCctataaatgtaataaatgtaGAAAAGCCTTTATTCACAGATCATCACTTACTAAACATGAGAAAACTCATAAAGGAGAAGATAATTTCCCCAATGGTACAGGTCAGGGAATTTATCCTGGAAAGAAACACCATGAATGCACTGACTGTGGGAAAACTTTCCTCTGGAAGACACAGCTTATTGAGCATCATAGAATTCACACTGGGGAAAAACCCTTTGAGTGCAATGTGTGTGGAAAGGCCTTCAGGCATAGTTCATCCCTAGGTCAACATGAGAAtgctcatactggagagaaaccctatcaGTGTAGTCTCTGTGGGAAGGCCTTCCAGCGCAGTTCCTCCCTTgttcaacaccagagaattcacactggagaaaagccttatCGCTGTAATCTCTGTGGGAGGTCCTTTAGGCATGGTACATCCCTCACTCAACATGAGGTCACTCATAGTGGGGAGAAACCTTTCCagtgtaaggaatgtgggaaagcctttagtCGATGTTCTTCCCTTGTCCAGCATGAGAggactcatactggagagaaaccttttGAATGTAGTATATGTGGGAGGGCTTTTGGTCAGAGCCCATCCCTTTATAAGCATATGAGGATTCATAAGAGAGGCAAACCTTACCAAAGCAATAACTATAATGTAGATTTCAAGCACAACTTATCTCTTACTCAAGATGAAAATCTACTGGCTGAAGTGAAATCCTACCATTGTAATGACTGTGGAGAAGACTTCAGTCACATTACAGACTTTACTGACCATCAGAGGATCCATACTGCTGAGAATCCCTATGATTGTGAGCAGGCCTTTAGTCAACAATCTGTTTCCCAtcctggagagaaaccttatcaGTGTAATGTGTGTGGGAAAGCTTTTAAAAGAAGTACAAGTTTCATAGAGCATcacagaattcatactggagagaagccttatgaatgtaatgaatgtggaGAAGCCTTCAGTCGACGCTCATCACTTACCCAACATGAGAGaacccacactggagagaaaccctatgaatgtattGACTGTGGAAAAGCCTTCAGTCAGAGTTCATCTCTTATTCAGCATGagagaactcatactggagagaaaccatatgaatgtaatgaatgtgggCGGGCCTTCCGAAAGAAAACCAATCTGCATGAtcatcagagaattcatactggagaaaaaccatatgcttgtaaggaatgtgggaaaaacTTCAGTCGAAGCTCTGCTCTTACAAagcaccagagaattcatacacGAAATAAACTGTAGGAACCCTACACTTAGGAATATATAGAAAGCTTTAGCTAAAATACTGTTCCAATTCAGTATTCAAGGATTTTTATTGGAGAGAAAGTTCAAGaatgtaattgtgtgtgtgtgtgtgtgtgtgtgtgtgtgtgtgttgtgtgtggagAAAATTTAGCACTAGACAGAATTTTATACAATAAATTAAAAGCTACATTCTCATATGTGATTAGAGGTGTTTGTAAAAATTACAAACAACATATATAGCCATTTGGAAATTATATTCCTACACATTGGACTTTATAAAGCTTTTAATATGAGTATTCAGATCACCAACTTTGACAGCTTGACATGTAACTTCCACTGTTTacagcctttaaaaaaacaaacacccacAAAAACTGCTACACTAATgacaaaaacttattttaaacatTGCTTGATAGTTGCTCTCAACTGCAATTTTTACATGAAATTCTCTGTGGAAACCAGTTCCACCTCCAAGAATTTACCAATTAAAGAATTAGGTAATTAGCCCAACCACTTCATTGTACAGATGAAGAGGACTGAAAGCCAAAGATTTGAGGTGGTTTGTGCATTATAGGATGGTACATCCTATAATGAGAAAGCTGACTGGAGAATGGAGGTTTCCTGAGTCTTTGGCTCCATAGCATTGCTACTATGAAAGGGTATTCTGGAATTCAGAaggctttaaaataaattttaaaatagataccCATGGGTTGGTTGGGCACTTTGAAATTTCTAAAATCAAAAGAGACAGCAAAGTATGCAAATTTGTCTCAAACTTACAAACATTGCAAGCTTACAAGCCAAAATGTTAACAGAAACTAGATAGTTGAATTATGGgtaacttttccttttcctggtTATATTATACTTTCAGCTAACATGCCAGTTTTATGGAACTAGCAAGTCCTTTTATTGTACTTTTCATTGCACTCCCATGAAAAAAATCCTGCCCCGAGTTTCCTGTAGCAGATCAATAGGAAAACAACACCAaacttgcagattttttttccaaattaattttacacTGCAGAAGTTCAGTTAACCAGTTACCCGTTGCCATAAATTCTGTCTTTTGACTCAGAGAAACAGCATGCTTTGGCTCATTGTGTGTGCAAAAGAATATTTtgccattaccaaaaaaaaaaaaaaaatcggctTGTTTTAGCTGCATGGTGTTTCTCCATCTGAAAAGCTTGAGCTAAATATTAATCTCCCACTCTGACCCTTAATGGCCCCAAGTGCCTCCCATAAGTTATCTGAAAAGAATTTCCAGAACCTTCATTGGTTAACATCAGTAGTGCAGACAAATTTGAAAGCAACTGTGGACATTGATCCCTTCACGCAAGAGTCATTCCCCTGCAAGACAAGCAAGTTTCCCAGCCCTGATTATGATTCTCAGGGAGGGGTGAAAtgagtggtgatgatggtgaacgCTTCATACTTTATTCTTTGTGTGCCAGACGACAGGAGTCAACACCCTTCTCTAATCCTCAATGAGGTAGCTCTTAAACagtcttcatcatttttttttcagggacaAATAAGCATGAGTGTTGAAATGTGGTATGTGAAGCCCAATGAGTGTGTCACCATAGTGAATCTGCCTTTTCTAGATGTTAGCCCTTCAAAGAAACCTTTTTCTGTGACACTTGTTGCTTAGCACACACAATGTCAAAGCCATGCTTGTGATGACACATAGTTTGATGATGGGTAATTCAGTCAGGTCCTCTCTGACCATGTAGTTAGGATGCCTGTCAGAAACTTGTGCTGAGGGATAAGGGGACCCTATATTGGACTGCTTGGAGGGAATCCCATGAAATGTAACCAATTGAGTGCTGCTTCACTGTTACTGAAGTTTATAAAAACTCAGTTCCAGAAGACCCAGAGGGAGACCACTAGTTTATGTGTGGAACAAGTCTAAATCTAAAGTTGATTCTCCATTGATTCTCAGCACATCTTCGTTGACTCCCTAGGGAGAAAGCCAAGGACAGATGAGTGACTAATTGAGCAGAGGGCTTTCCGAATACAAGCAGTCATGCACAGTACACTTATGAATATCCAGCCTTTTAGGGCTATGTGAAATGCATCCTGTAACATGATTGTATTCTTTCAATAAATTGCCTTCTGAGTTGAATGGGAGTCAGTTtgtctttttcaattttcagAACATGGCTAAGATAAAGGATGCCACATCAAGAAGAAGGGATTAACTGCTAAACTCTTCACAGCCAGGTAAGTTAATAGTAgctatcatttatttatgtttagtgTGTGAAAGACATtgtgcttagtgcttcacttccatcatttcatttcatcctcacaactCCTGGTTAGAGATGCTGTGGCAGCCCTTGTCTTTgcccagtgttttcttttcttctcttgtaACAATCCCTCCTCAATGACCACAGGAACACAAGTCAGTGTGTCCCCAGAGCTCAGTGATATTTCTAGGGTCAGGCATGTGACCTAAATCGGGGATAAATATGCATGAGGGTATTTAGTCCTGATTTTTAGGGGCAAATCAATCAGAATCCTTTGCTAGAATTTTTTCAAAGTTAAGCTTTcaaggcaacttttttttttcttttagtggtggtggggggtgtgctgggaattgaacccaggggtgctttactactgatctacattccctcccctttttattttttgagtcagggttttgctaagttgctgagggccctactgaattgc is a window of Ictidomys tridecemlineatus isolate mIctTri1 chromosome 15, mIctTri1.hap1, whole genome shotgun sequence DNA encoding:
- the Zfp90 gene encoding zinc finger protein 90 homolog isoform X1 — its product is MAPRPPMAAPQESVTFKDVAVDFTREEWHHVDPAQRNLYRDVMLENYSHLVSLGYQVSKPEVIFKLEQGEEPWISEGEIQRPFCSDWKTRPEAKSSNLQQGISEVFHSTDDFSHATIEDPWDISSQLEGHQENWRRHPGPEASTQKKIPPEGSFAQNKSGEDSRLNTDPVPQLNSPSSIRPSECETLGSNLGHNGELLNQNSVLAKKKPYKCNKCRKAFIHRSSLTKHEKTHKGEDNFPNGTGQGIYPGKKHHECTDCGKTFLWKTQLIEHHRIHTGEKPFECNVCGKAFRHSSSLGQHENAHTGEKPYQCSLCGKAFQRSSSLVQHQRIHTGEKPYRCNLCGRSFRHGTSLTQHEVTHSGEKPFQCKECGKAFSRCSSLVQHERTHTGEKPFECSICGRAFGQSPSLYKHMRIHKRGKPYQSNNYNVDFKHNLSLTQDENLLAEVKSYHCNDCGEDFSHITDFTDHQRIHTAENPYDCEQAFSQQSVSHPGEKPYQCNVCGKAFKRSTSFIEHHRIHTGEKPYECNECGEAFSRRSSLTQHERTHTGEKPYECIDCGKAFSQSSSLIQHERTHTGEKPYECNECGRAFRKKTNLHDHQRIHTGEKPYACKECGKNFSRSSALTKHQRIHTRNKL
- the Zfp90 gene encoding zinc finger protein 90 homolog isoform X2 → MLENYSHLVSLGYQVSKPEVIFKLEQGEEPWISEGEIQRPFCSDWKTRPEAKSSNLQQGISEVFHSTDDFSHATIEDPWDISSQLEGHQENWRRHPGPEASTQKKIPPEGSFAQNKSGEDSRLNTDPVPQLNSPSSIRPSECETLGSNLGHNGELLNQNSVLAKKKPYKCNKCRKAFIHRSSLTKHEKTHKGEDNFPNGTGQGIYPGKKHHECTDCGKTFLWKTQLIEHHRIHTGEKPFECNVCGKAFRHSSSLGQHENAHTGEKPYQCSLCGKAFQRSSSLVQHQRIHTGEKPYRCNLCGRSFRHGTSLTQHEVTHSGEKPFQCKECGKAFSRCSSLVQHERTHTGEKPFECSICGRAFGQSPSLYKHMRIHKRGKPYQSNNYNVDFKHNLSLTQDENLLAEVKSYHCNDCGEDFSHITDFTDHQRIHTAENPYDCEQAFSQQSVSHPGEKPYQCNVCGKAFKRSTSFIEHHRIHTGEKPYECNECGEAFSRRSSLTQHERTHTGEKPYECIDCGKAFSQSSSLIQHERTHTGEKPYECNECGRAFRKKTNLHDHQRIHTGEKPYACKECGKNFSRSSALTKHQRIHTRNKL